Below is a genomic region from Medicago truncatula cultivar Jemalong A17 chromosome 3, MtrunA17r5.0-ANR, whole genome shotgun sequence.
tttttaattcaaattcaattcaccacaaacaacaccaaaattcaatttattcacCAATTCATTCTAAAATCAACcctaatttcaaaatcaaaccctCCAAATCCCAAACCATATTCcccaatttcaatttttcccaaatttcttaaacacagtaaatgaaaacaattaaagTTAAGAGTTACCGATTTATGGGTTTTAAGAATTAAACCAAAATATGGAGGTAGAAACCGAAAATAGaagtgaaaaagaaacaagaaaaatcttaaaaaattagtgaaatcacacacacacacacagctCAGTCCAGTAACTAACTGTAACTGCACAACTCAAGACAACCACCACCGCGAGCGCCGCCCTGCACCAGCCACCGCAAGCCACTCTTTCTCCACTGCGATCCTCTCTCTCTATACAACGGTGGCTGGTGCAGGGCGGCGCTCGCGGTGGTGGTTGTCTTGAGTTGTGCAATGGATCTCTTCTATCCAACCAACGGTCTTCTTTTTGAGatgtttaaaattaataaaataggacCACATTGATGgcgaaaacaaagataaaagaccaaattaaaacatttaataGTTAAAGatcaatttgaaaaaaagaattaagttaagggaccaaacgatgtattaagcctaaagATTATGATGAGTTGGTTGCATTAGATATTTTAGAGGCGAGTCATCATGTTCTAGAAGGATCTAGAGAGATCCTTTATGATGAGTCATTGTAATGCCAATGATATAAATAATGTAGTGCTCATTGTAAACATtatcaaatgaatgaatgaagaagAATTTAGTTTGTTAGAATAGTTATAGTTGTagcttattctctctcttttagAAGTAATTTTTCTCCATTAATGAACAACCCCAAAAGTTGTTCATTACACACGACCTTGCTGAATAACAACtgctaaaaaataatttgaaaatcacTACAAAGgggttcatattatataatctgaacaaagagtattttgtaagaaaaaaatagggcACGTGAGAAGTTCGGGATGAAGAAAGTAATACCCAACAAAATATTATCTTATTCTCTTTAGTGTTAAGTTATTATTCTGTTATCAATATATAATGAggagttaaataagtttttctttcgaatttttattttagtccttataaaataaaactggATGTTTTCATCCTcactaaatttttcattttggtccctatgGCCATTTTATGTCATCAATAGTGGtcatctttgtcaaaaaaaataaaattaaaaatcaatagtGATCATCTATAGATGACAACTCACTTGCAAGTTGgctataaaaacaaataattctatAGTATCTATtatatttctttataaattatttgttctattcaaaattatgaaaaacaataatttaattacAAGACAGATGAGTACTGGTCAAAGCTGTATTTCTTAATAATCAAGCCTGTTGAAAGTTTCAATGGTGTACTAATAGCATAAATAGAAGCattgaataaaacaaataatggCAAAACTTTGCTTTGACTTTTGAAGCTTAAATTTCCTTAGCACCATTCAAAGTTACTGTAcccaaagaaagaaaaaaaaagtgggaaAACACAATACTATACTAGAATAATATACACATGATCCAAACAGCATAATTGCAAGGTAGCAGCTAGTAATATGAGCTAAGAGTTAAATGGCAGAAACTGCAGTATTGTTTGCCCTTGGGAAACTGTTCCAATTCctagaagaagaaacaaatcGGCTGAAAGGTATACACAGATTTTTCAGACATCAAAGATGAACTAGAAATCATTCAATCCTTCCTCAAAGATGCAGACAAAAGGGCTGCAGATGAAGCGGACGCCAATGATGGAATAAGAACATGGGTGAAGCATATGAGAGAAGCATCATTTCGCATTGAAGATGTCATTGACGAATACCATCGGCTAATGCATAGGGTCAATCCTCTTGGATGCAGATCTTTAGTCTGCAAGATTGCAAGCTTGATCAAAACTTTGATTCCCCATCATCAGATAGCATCTGAGATTCAGGACATTAAGTTGTCAATTCGTGGAATCAAGGAAAGAAGTGAGAGGTATAACTTTCAAATTTCAAGCAGCAACAGCAGTAGAGAGACAGAAAATGGAAGATGGCGAGATCCTCGACTGTCTTCCCTATTCATTACAGAAACAGAAGTTGTAGGAATTGAAGGTCCAAAAGAAGAATTGTCTGGTTGGTTATTGGATGGTGCAGCGGAACGTACAGTCATATCAGTGGTAGGAATGGGGGGCCTAGGAAAAACCACTCTTGCCAAGCTAGTTTTTGAAAGCCAAAAGGTATCAGCACACTTTGATTGTTGTGCTTGCGTAACAGTTTCTCAATCATACACTGTGAGAGGTTTGTTGATAAACATGATGGAGCAATTTTGTCGGGGAACTGAAGACTCTCTTCCGCAGATGTTACACAAAATGGATGACCGGTCACTGATTATAGAAGTGAGGCAATACCTGCAACATAAGAGGTATTTGATATTCTTTGATGATGTATGGCAACAAGATTTCTCTGACCAGGTTGAATTTGCGATGCCTAAAAACAATAAAGGTAGTAGGATCATAATCACCACTAGAATGATGCAAGTTGcggattttttcaaaaaatcctTTCTAGTATATGTTCACAACCTGCAACTTTTGCCTCCAAACAAAGCATGGGAACTTTACTGCAAGAAGGTGTTTGGATTTGAACTTGGTGGGAATTGTCCATCGGAGCTTCAGGATGTATCGAAAGAAATTGTTCGAAAATGCAAGCAGCTTCCTCTAGAAATTGTAGCCATTGGTGGTCTACTTTcaacaaaatctaaaacaatTATTGAATGGCAAAAGGTGAGTCAAAATCTGAGCCTGGAATTAGGACGTAATGCCCATTTAACGAGTCTAACAAAGATTCTGTCACTTAGTTACGATGGCCTTCCTTACTACTTGAAACCATGCATTTTGTATTTTGGTTTATATCCAGAGGACTATGTTATTAATCATAGGAGATTAACTCGACAATGGATAGCTGAAGGGTTTGTTCAATTGCAAGAGAGAAGAACTCCGGAGCAAGTTGCAGAGGAATACTTGTCTGAATTGATTCAAAGAAGTCTGGTTCAGGTCTCAAATGTTGGCTTTGAAGGAAAAGTTCAAACATGTCAAGTACATGATTTACTGCGGGAAGTGATCATTAGAAAAATGAAGGATTTAAGTTTCGGTCATAGTGTGCAACAAGATAGTGAATCAGTCGTGGTTGGAAAAACTAGACGCCTATCTATAGCCACTAGTCCAAACAATGTACTAAGGAGCACTATTAATCCACATTTTCGTGCTATTCATGTGTTTGAAAAAGGTGGATCTCCGGAGCATTTCATAGGTATACTTTGTTCACGGTCTCGGATTCTGAAGGTTCTTGACATTCAAGGTACATTGTTGAATCATATCCCTAAAAACTTGGGGAATCTTTTTCACTTGAGGTACATTAACCTAAGGAATACGAAAGTAAAGGTTCTTCCTAAATCTGTAGTGAGCTGTATAACTTAGAGAcattggatttaagagaaacaCTTGTGCATGAGATACCAAGTGAAATAAACAAGCTGAAAAATTTACGGCATCTTCTTGCTTTCCATCGTaactttgaagaaaaatattctgCTCTAGGCTCGACAACTGGTGTGCTGATGGAAAAAGGTATTAAAAACATGActtccctacaaaatttttattATGTGCAGGTAGATCATGGGGGAGTGGATCTCATTGAAGAGATGAAGATGCTTAAGCAGTTAAGGAAGTTGGGTTTAAAGCATGTAAGAAGAGAACACGGGAATGCCATAAGTGTGGCAGTAGTAGAGATGCAATACCTTGAATCACTTAATATCACTGCAATAGCCGAGGATGAAATTATTGACTTAAACTTTGTGTCAACCCCGCCAAAACTTCGTCGGCTTCATTTGAAAGCTAGACTAGAGAAGTTGCCTGATTGGATTTCAAAGTTTGAATGTCTTGTTCAGATAATGATGGCGTTATCCAAGCTGACAGATGATCCTATGCCATCACTGAAAAACTTACCAAATCTTCTGAAGCTCAATTTGTTGGAGAATGCCTATGATGGTgaatttttgcattttcaaaATGGAGGAtttaagaaattgaaagaaCTATTTCTCAGTCATATGAATCGAGTAAATTCTATCCTTATAGAGAAAGGAGCTTTGCTCTCTCTTGAACGTCTAAGAATGGAAAAGATTCCCTGCCTGAAGAAGGTACCCTCTGGCATCCAATTCTTGGATAAACTCAAAGTCTTCGACTTAGTTGATATGCCAGATGAATTTGTTACGAGCATTGATCCAGACAAAGGACACGACAATTGGATTATCAAGAATGTTCCTCTTGTATTAAATCGTCACTGGATTGGTCCAAAATACTTTGATTATCAGATTCACACTATTAACTCATCCTACAAGGATTCCTGAATCCTAAGCAATTGAGAATGCTCTGGTGTCTACCTAGCTTCAAAGAAGATGGTACCTTTCCTCCATGTTACAGCTCAAAGATAACGTATTTTGTTCTTCATTCCACTATGGTCCTTCAATCCAAAAGATTTTCTTCTCATCCTGCAATTGTCAAGGAAATGTGGATTCAGTTCACCTAAGTAACTTTAGCTTTTATTTCTTACTTTTCTTATCTTGTAATCAAGAACTATACATGGACTCCATTCAGATATCAATTTGACATTTCTTTCATAGTCTTTCCATTTCTGGTTTTTAAGATTGGTGGGAGCTTTTCTTAAACTCTTgtgattattttcattttgtggGTAATCTGTAATAAATCTTGTTAATACTCTCTAGGTTTCGAGATCTGTCATGACCTTGGTGAACCTCCGGAGCCTATCTCATTTAAATTtcttattatataaaaaaaatgcatgactCCCTCCAAATTTATATGTGAGTCATATAATACATTAGAAACTAAGATGCTAACACTGCTTAAATGTCAAAACTACCTTTAAAGTGATTTTGGTTGGCTAATTAAAAACttaaagagtgtgtttggataggGGAatattttgagggaatgtaatgttttgagggaattcaactactttaagGTGAGTacaaacaatagaattcaccttaaagtagttgaattccatCAAAACATTACTTTCCCTCAAAatattcccccatccaaacacactctggGAAATTAGACCTTTTGGCATTTTAAATGGTTCAATTGAACTCTATTTGTTTCTAAATCTATTTTGTTTGAGTAGGGTAATAATATTCTTCTTTCTTATGTTATATGAAATTTCAAAAgcgttaataggtctttacccctgtaatataggttatttctGGTTTCCAtcctgtaaattttttattttgattcacccctctgtaaaatatttttgttttgatttaccccctaataggccaaacaaaaaccaattttaatacatactttggtcccttaacttattttcggatttcattttggtcccctaactataaaatgtctcaatttggtcccttatgtcttttgtcgttacctcttttggtcccatccgttacattttaactgtttgatctatttttcaaatagaaacTATTGGATTATGTAGGTTTATTGTAGCCTACGGTGAATGACTAACACCTGAttttttaagccaaaaatatataaaaaaaattcattttcaaaatttaaaaaattgaaaaaattaaatttttaaaaaaggtcagtttttttttttcaaaaaaaaggtttttttaaattttttcctacaaaattctgataaagtattttttgaaaaatatataaaaaattcagattttaaaattagaaaaaaaatatattccagaatttttataaaatcttttccaagatttaaaaatttgaaaaaaaattatttttttacaaaatttagaaaaaaaggtcagttttttattttaaaattctggaatatatttttttctctaattttaaaatctgaattttttatatatttttctagatttttaataattaaaatattttccagaattttgtaggaaaaaattcaaaaaaccttttttttcgagaaaaaaaatctgaccttttttaaaaatttcgtaaaaaaataaattttttcaatgtttttaattttgaaaatgattttataaaaattctggaatattttatatgaatttttttatatattttttacttcaaaaaaatcagGTGTTAATCATTCACCGTAGGATACAATAAATCTACATGATCCAACGgtttctatttgaaaaatagatcaaacagTTAAAATATAACGGATAAGACCAAAAGAGGTAACAACAaaagacataagggaccaatctgagacactttatagttaggggaccaaaatgaaatccgaaaataagttaagggaccaaaacacgTATTaagtcttattttttttttaagaaagtttcgtttttgtttggtctATTAGGaaggtaaatcaaaacaaaaatattttacagggggtgaatcaaaataaaaattttactgGAGagaaaccggaaatgacctatattacaggaggtaaaaacctattaatccattttaaaattttaaaggacCAATTAGCAAAATTTTAATCTTGtcaaaaaatgttaacaaaattttaaaacttatgGACGAAATTTGCAATTGTTGACAACTTATATGAAACAAATGGCAAAATTtgtatatcataatcattaattttaaataattataagcACTATagatttatactatatatagtaATATATAGTAATGAAGGTGTAAGAACCAGATTTTTTCGAACAATGCACTTGAGTTGATATTTTGGTGATAATAATAAGGAAAAAGATAGGTAAAAATCCTTTTTATGTACCTCTTATGTACACCTGTATGTGgcaagggtattttagtaatttacaTCAGACCATCACCCACTCtcttcttttaatatttttgccACATGTTATAATTGTATGTGAGTGTCAAAGTGTGTATGCCACCTAAAGTGGTCCATATATAAAGACTCTAATAATAAAGACATGGAATAATTTGTCCATTGATTAGTTACTCAAATGCACATaaggtaaaatatatataagttttttttttgaagacatgtaaaatatatttaagttaaaaCTCTAATTGACAGTGTATATGTTGATCATGAATGAATTTTGACCTAAGTTCATTGATTAAGTCATTATTCTTCCTCGAAGAGACCCCTTCAACTAAGGAGTGACTTGTTAATGGGTCCGCTTTAGTAGGAACCTACTTGTTAAATCACATGGGTatagggctggaaatgagtcgagtcgagtcGAACTTGTCTGAGTTCGGCTtgactcgataagaattggttcggctCGAAACTCGACTCGAGTTCAAAACGAACCTTTTTTTGGGCTCGATTTcagctcgtttaaagttcacgagcAACTCGGTTCGGCTCGTTAGATTCATTTACTCGaatcacataattttaaaatttatttttttatttaaaaaattgcatattttaaacctattaatatttataaaaaaaaaaaaactaaagcaaaGAGGCCTACAGCCATTCCACAACCGTGAAATAATAGATTGCCCACCTTCATATCAGAGTAGCAAAGCCGCTTCTTTTATAGACAAGTATTGTTGTATCTATCTCAAATACTTTCGATGCGGGACAAAAACTAAGTAGTGGAACTTTGCTAAAACACCCTGGCACTACAAACAACATATTTCCATTGCTAAAAACTATCCAGGTCCACTCTGTTACCATTGTTGTTTTATATTGCTTCTATTATATTTTACTATTAGTTAAATACTATTACCTAGCtttgtgtgtgtctatatatatatatatatatatatatatat
It encodes:
- the LOC11418282 gene encoding disease resistance protein RPM1; translated protein: MREASFRIEDVIDEYHRLMHRVNPLGCRSLVCKIASLIKTLIPHHQIASEIQDIKLSIRGIKERSERYNFQISSSNSSRETENGRWRDPRLSSLFITETEVVGIEGPKEELSGWLLDGAAERTVISVVGMGGLGKTTLAKLVFESQKVSAHFDCCACVTVSQSYTVRGLLINMMEQFCRGTEDSLPQMLHKMDDRSLIIEVRQYLQHKRYLIFFDDVWQQDFSDQVEFAMPKNNKGSRIIITTRMMQVADFFKKSFLVYVHNLQLLPPNKAWELYCKKVFGFELGGNCPSELQDVSKEIVRKCKQLPLEIVAIGGLLSTKSKTIIEWQKVSQNLSLELGRNAHLTSLTKILSLSYDGLPYYLKPCILYFGLYPEDYVINHRRLTRQWIAEGFVQLQERRTPEQVAEEYLSELIQRSLVQVSNVGFEGKVQTCQVHDLLREVIIRKMKDLSFGHSVQQDSESVVVGKTRRLSIATSPNNVLRSTINPHFRAIHVFEKGGSPEHFIGILCSRSRILKVLDIQGTLLNHIPKNLGNLFHLRYINLRNTKVKVLPKSVVSCIT